A genomic region of Oncorhynchus mykiss isolate Arlee chromosome 2, USDA_OmykA_1.1, whole genome shotgun sequence contains the following coding sequences:
- the LOC110506140 gene encoding zinc fingers and homeoboxes protein 2: MASRRKTTTPCRADAVFRGDDMMGQEDPGEMEVEVSANDKSTVVNGSTEMLPGEDWSSGTEPSGSRQESLAPQKPNAVDSRPQRKQQGGYECKYCPFSTQNLNEFKEHVDSNHPNVILNPLYLCAVCNFNTKKFDTLTEHNERCHPGESNFKFKRIKLNNQTILEQSIEGASNAVVCDSTNGIQTGEDFATFPLSKSTTVKISKPKTDNKRLFTESQPDRLDHELPRKQIAAVNVTGTVIIPEASLKDGVSHIMPSLQRPPNYNLVPKIAVPLNTSKYNPSLDSNMTLITSFTKFPYPTQAELSWLTVASKHPEEQIKVWFTLQRLKQGISWSPEEVEEARKKMFNGTIQSVPQTTFTVLSGAQMAQSTKGQQSLVQSVPFNLLGQTSYVLTPVANGSAVSCSPITLTMANQVVQSVKRPLVAPVVAASEIKRPSIIQTIQAPTSRLVASPKPSFTSDANKTPDQIAVLKASYTQCQFPEEEEVYRLIESTGLSRGEIKKWFSEQRLLNHKVAPQVIKIEPQALKDSQPKKAVPTQFPLLERLKGKSSEQLKMLEESFQRTSSPTEIDIDNLVVDTRLSKTEIDCWFSERRALRDNLEQALANSMCPKSLEEQRGILNSVYEQDSKVRCSPLPIVTTSTSPEPIDRKSLGLLKEVFTQTQWPSPEEYSQLEGQTGLSRTEIVRWFKENRSALKNGTLDWMEQFQKVNGKAGQNGQSSSGITERPPSSILQQHFTEAKTTLLSAEDAEKLPLQSKLINQDIVQWFTSKLGQSMTDISRGRDQHGQANVDRSRWVKVTMAVGDETKGALENQKIGSEAEVLMGDQPGRVTG; this comes from the coding sequence ATGGCCAGCCGGAGGAAGACCACGACCCCTTGTAGAGCTGATGCTGTTTTTCGAGGTGATGACATGATGGGGCAAGAGGATCCAGGTGAGATGGAGGTGGAGGTATCGGCGAATGACAAAAGCACAGTGGTGAATGGATCCACAGAGATGCTTCCTGGAGAGGACTGGAGCTCCGGGACAGAGCCTAGTGGTTCACGTCAGGAGTCGCTGGCCCCTCAGAAACCTAATGCGGTGGATTCAAGGCCTCAGAGGAAGCAGCAGGGAGGCTATGAATGCAAGTACTGTCCGTTCTCTACCCAGAACCTGAATGAGTTCAAGGAACACGTGGACTCCAATCACCCCAATGTCATTCTCAACCCGCTCTACCTGTGTGCTGTGTGCAACTTCAACACAAAGAAGTTTGACACCTTGACAGAGCACAACGAGAGGTGTCATCCGGGGGAGAGCAACTTCAAGTTCAAGAGAATCAAGCTGAACAATCAGACCATCCTAGAGCAGTCGATAGAAGGAGCGAGCAACGCTGTGGTCTGTGATTCAACCAACGGCATTCAGACAGGAGAAGACTTCGCCACTTTCCCCCTGAGCAAATCCACCACAGTGAAGATTAGTAAGCCAAAAACAGACAACAAACGGTTATTCACAGAAAGTCAACCGGACAGACTCGACCACGAGCTCCCCAGAAAGCAGATCGCCGCCGTGAATGTGACCGGGACCGTGATCATCCCAGAAGCGTCCCTAAAAGATGGCGTCTCTCATATCATGCCTTCTCTTCAGCGCCCGCCTAACTACAACTTAGTACCAAAAATCGCTGTCCCTTTGAACACCTCCAAGTACAACCCTTCACTGGACAGTAACATGACACTCATCACATCCTTCACCAAGTTCCCGTACCCGACCCAGGCGGAGCTGTCCTGGCTTACCGTTGCCTCCAAGCACCCCGAGGAACAGATCAAGGTGTGGTTCACCCTCCAGAGACTGAAGCAAGGCATCAGCTGGTCCCCTGAAGAGGTGGAAGAAGCTCGGAAGAAGATGTTCAACGGCACCATCCAGTCGGTCCCACAGACCACCTTCACCGTGCTGAGCGGCGCCCAGATGGCTCAGTCCACcaaaggacaacagtctctagtTCAATCCGTCCCCTTCAACCTCCTGGGACAGACCAGTTATGTGTTGACGCCGGTTGCGAACGGCTCAGCTGTCAGTTGTTCTCCCATCACACTAACCATGGCAAACCAGGTCGTGCAGTCAGTCAAGCGACCCTTGGTAGCTCCAGTAGTGGCCGCTTCAGAGATCAAACGTCCCTCCATAATCCAGACGATTCAGGCACCTACATCTAGACTGGTGGCTTCGCCTAAACCTAGCTTCACTTCAGACGCTAATAAAACCCCGGACCAGATTGCTGTACTGAAAGCGAGTTACACCCAGTGCCAGTTCCCTGAAGAGGAGGAAGTGTACCGCCTCATTGAGTCCACCGGCCTCTCTAGAGGAGAAATCAAGAAGTGGTTCAGTGAGCAACGACTCCTCAATCACAAGGTGGCGCCACAGGTGATCAAGATTGAGCCCCAGGCATTGAAAGACAGTCAGCCCAAAAAGGCTGTGCCCACCCAGTTTCCTCTCCTGGAGAGGCTCAAAGGCAAATCCTCTGAGCAGCTCAAGATGCTAGAGGAGAGTTTTCAGAGGACCAGCTCCCCCACTGAAATTGACATTGACAACCTCGTTGTGGACACAAGGCTCTCCAAGACTGAGATCGACTGCTGGTTCTCAGAGCGCAGAGCACTGCGGGACAACTTGGAGCAAGCCCTGGCAAACTCCATGTGTCCGAAGAGCCTTGAGGAGCAACGAGGGATACTGAACAGTGTTTACGAACAGGACAGCAAAGTCCGGTGCTCACCTCTTCCCATCGTCACCACTTCCACCAGTCCTGAGCCCATCGACAGGAAATCCCTAGGGCTTCTCAAAGAGGTGTTCACCCAGACCCAGTGGCCGTCGCCAGAAGAGTACAGCCAGCTGGAGGGACAGACAGGTTTGTCTCGCACAGAGATTGTCCGCTGGTTCAAGGAAAACCGATCCGCCCTGAAGAACGGAACCTTGGACTGGATGGAACAGTTCCAGAAAGTCAACGGCAAAGCAGGACAGAACGGTCAGAGCTCGTCAGGCATCACCGAACGACCCCCAAGCAGCATTCTCCAGCAGCACTTCACGGAAGCCAAGACCACGCTGCTTTCAGCAGAGGACGCAGAGAAGCTTCCTTTGCAGTCGAAACTCATCAACCAGGACATAGTCCAGTGGTTTACCAGTAAGCTGGGCCAGAGTATGACAGACATCAGCAGGGGCAGGGACCAACATGGACAGGCCAACGTGGACAGAAGCAGATGGGTGAAGGTGACCATGGCTGTAGGGGACGAGACTAAAGGTGCTTTGGAGAACCAGAAGATCGGCTCGGAAGCAGAGGTGCTGATGGGAGACCAACCTGGTCGGGTGACTGGATGA
- the derl1 gene encoding derlin-1 — MSDIGDWFKTIPFITRYWFAGSIAVPLIGKLGLISPMYLVLWPENFFHKFQVWRPITSTLYFPVGPGTGFLYLVNLYFLYQYSTRLETGAFDGRPADFVFMLLFNWLCIVITGLMMDMQLLMIPLIMSVLYVWAQLNRETIVSFWFGTRFKACYLPWVILGFNYIIGGSVVNELIGNLVGHLYFFLMFKYPMDLGGRSFLSTPDFLYRFLPNRRGGVSGFGAPPSRRPAAPEAGGGGGGGGGGGMGGRHAWGAGFRLGDD, encoded by the exons ATGTCAGATATCGGGGACTGGTTCAAAACAATCCCGTTCATCACCCGGTACTGGTTTGCTGGGTCGATTGCGGTTCCCTTGATAGGTAAACTGGGACTAATCAGTCCCATGTACCTCGTCTTATGGCCAGAGAACTTCTTTCACAAATTTCAG gTATGGAGACCAATCACCTCCACCCTATACTTCCCTGTGGGCCCTGGAACAGGCTTCCTCTACCTAGTCAATCTTTATTTCCTCTACCAGTACTCTACCAGGCTGGAGACAG GGGCGTTTGATGGGCGTCCGGCTGACTTTGTGTTCATGCTGCTCTTCAACTGGCTCTGCATCGTT ATAACCGGCTTAATGATGGACATGCAG CTCCTGATGATCCCGTTGATAATGTCCGTCCTGTACGTGTGGGCTCAGCTGAACAGAGAAACCATAGTCTCCTTCTGGTTTGGGACACGCTTTAAAGCATGTTACCTACCCTGGGTCATCCTTGGATTCAACTACATTATTGGGGGCTC TGTTGTCAATGAACTGATTGGGAACCTGGTGGGCCATCTCTACTTCTTCCTGATGTTTAAATACCCCATGGACCTGGGAGGCAGGTCCTTCCTGTCAACACCTGACTTCCT GTACCGCTTCCTGCCCAACAGACGAGGGGGCGTGTCTGGGTTTGGAGCGCCACCCAGCAGGAGACCTGCAGCTCCTGAggccggtggtggtggtggaggaggtggtggaggaggtatgGGAGGACGTCATGCCTGGGGAGCTGGCTTCCGTCTAGGGGACGACTGA